GGCATCAATCGTCAGCATCACCTCATGAGGCGCGCTGTCGTCCAGCTTCTTCATCACGCGGGTAATTTTTTTCAGCTCTTCCATCAGGTGCGACTTATTCTGTAGACGCCCGGCCGTATCGGCGATCAGTACATCAACATGCCGCGCTTTTGCCGCCTGGATGGCATCAAAAATCACCGATGCGGAATCGGCACCGGTATGCTGCGCCACCACCGGAATATTGTTACGCTCCCCCCACACCTGAAGCTGCTCAACGGCAGCAGCGCGGAAGGTATCCCCGGCAGCCAGCATCACCGATTTGCCTTCGGCCTGGAACTGACGCGCCAGCTTACCGATGGTCGTGGTTTTCCCTACGCCATTTACGCCGACCATCAGAATAACAAACGGCGTTTTACCGCTGACATCTAACGGCGATTCAACTTTTGCCAGGATCTCGGCCATGTCGGTTTTCAGCAGACCATAAAGCGCTTCAGCATCGCGCAGCTGCTTTCGGCTAGCCTGAGTCGTCAGGTTGCCGATGATACGGCGAGTGGTGTCCACCCCAACATCAGCAATCAGCAGCTGTTCTTCCAGTTCTTCAAACAGATCGTCGTCGATTTTTTTGCCGCGGAACAGGCTGATAAACCCGGAACCGAGGTTAGTGCGGGTTTTGACCAGGCTGCGTTTCAAACGAGCAAAGAAACCTTCTTTGCTCGGGCGCTCTTGCTCCGTGGCCGGCTCTGGCTCTGGCTCTGGCTCTGGCTCTGGCTCTGGCTCTGGCTCTGGCTCTGGCTCTGGCTCTGGCTCTGGCTCTGGCTCTGGCTCTGGCTCTGGCTCTGGCTCTGGCTCTGGCTCTGGCTCTGGCTCTGGCTCTGGCTCTGGCTCTGGCACGAGAATGTCGCTTACGGCTTCGGGTTCAACAACAATCGGCTCTTGCGCGACTTCTTCCGCCAGCGCCTTATCAACCGGTTCGGTAGCCAGCGCTAATGCTTCCAGCTGCGCCTCATCAATTACTTCTGCTTCGCTCTGCGCCGTGGGAGATCCCTCGACCTCGGTCGCTGGCAGCACCACAGGTTCAGTCACCGGCATGGAACCGGCTGGCGCTGCGGCCTCGTCTACCGGCCGTTCAGCCTCATGCGCATTATCAGCATTTGGCGTGTCGGCAGAAGGCTGCTGTTCTAACGTTTCTTTTACCTCTACCTCTTCCTGCTGCGTCTTTTCGTCACGCCCCAGGCCAAGCCAGGAAAAAAAGCCACGTTTTTTATTCTTTGCCATGGTGCAACCACACTCCTCGCGGGAAAACCGTTCTGTCAGAAAAAATAAGCTATGCCCTGAATAATTCGAGGTGCAGGATAGCGGTAAACGCGGGGTTCCTGATGAGTTAACCCCGGTTGACCATGTGTATCAACACCAACGGCCAACGCCTCTGCAGCTTGAAATATGGCGGGTACAGCGATTTAACGATTAGTTTCGTAGTCTACCACTTTCTGCAAAGCGCATTACAGCACCCTTTTACGTTTCCTCAACGCGGTTAGCCCGTTAAACTATGCAACAAATTATTAAGAGTTCAGCAAGATGAATAAAAAACCCCGCAGCGGCGCAGCCGGGCAAATACGCATTATTGGTGGTCAGTGGCGTGGCCGCAAGTTAACGGTTCCCGATAGCGCGGGCCTGCGCCCCACGACCGATCGGGTACGTGAAACGCTTTTTAACTGGCTGGCTGCGGATATCCAGCAGGCAAACTGCCTTGACTGTTTTGCCGGCAGCGGCGCGTTAGGCCTGGAAGCGCTGTCGCGCCATGCCGCCAGCGCCACGCTGCTGGAGCTGGAGCGACCGGTGGCGCAGCAGCTGGAAAAAAACCTTGCGGCCCTCGGGGCGAAAAACGCACGCGTTATTCATCGCAATACGTTGCAGTTCCTGGCCCAAAAGGGTGAGCCTCACCATCTGGTATTTGTTGATCCACCGTTTCGCAAAGGGCTGCTTGAACAAACGCTTACGCTGCTGGAGAACAACGACTGGTTAGCCGACGGATCCCTGATCTATGTCGAAAGCGAAGTCGAAAACGGCCTGCCGCCGGTGCCGGTAAACTGGCAGCTGCATCGTGAAAAGATCGCCGGTCAGGTGGCTTACCGCCTGTATATTCGTCACACGGAAAACGAGGATAACGCAGATGTTAATTAATGCAGGCCGTCTGTTGATGGTATTCGTCTGGGCTTTTTTGTTGCTTAACGTGATACACCCCTTCCCGAAGCCGCTAACGTATTTTGTTAACGTCGCGCTGTTCTTTATGACGATCATGCACGGCCTGCAGCTGGTGCTGATGCGCACCACTCAGCCACAGGGGTCGGCTAAACTCAGCGGCCTGACGCAGGCCAAAATCTTTTTCTTTGGCGTGTTTGAGCTGCTCGCCTGGCAGAAAAAGAACTTTCCCAAACGCTAATCAGTTTCGCCGGACTTCTGCGTCCGGCTTAAAACTCACAAAGCGCGTTCCTTTAAACCGCAGCTCGCCCAGCGTGCCCTTATCCATTTGATGGTAATCCCCGGCCTTCAGTTCCAGCTTAAAGTCACCGGCCTCGTTCAACGGATGAAACCAGGCCTCATAACGCATCTCTTCAACAGGAAGATGCTCACGCTGGCGTGAACGACGATTGGCGGCCGGATATTCCCGTTTGCTCTTGACTTCTACCCTCAGGCTGCGCAGCGGCGTGGCGTCGTTAACCGCCACCTCACGGCGCTGTTTGATAAACTGACGGGTCGCTAAAATGGCGATAATGACCAATACGAGCAACAGGAAAATGGGCGGCTTCATGACATTCATCCTACTGAATATAAAAATTGTTGGGTTGCAGAGCGCGCTTATCAGCATACAAGCAGAGCCATCTCATTGTCACATCGTTGGTCATTAACCTACACTGGGAATGATTTTGTCGGGTTCTTCATCTACAAGGACAACATATGATCTGGTCTTTTCTTGCCGTTCTCTTTTCCGGCTGGCTGTATGTGGACGCTTCCTATCGCGGCCCGCAGTGGCAACGCTGGGTATTTAAACCGGTTACCCTGCTATTGATGCTGGCCTGGGCCTGGCAAGCGCCGGTGTTAAAAACGACCGATTACCTGATCCTGGCCGGACTGATCGCCACGCTGGCAGGTGATGCGCTGACGTTGCTGCCCAACAAACGCATGCTGTATGCCATCGGGGCATTCTTCCTGTCGCACCTGCTTTACACGCTCTGTTTCGCCAGCCAAATGACGATTGCCCTGTACTGGCCAATACCGCTCACGCTGCTGGTTATCGGCGCGCTGGTACTGGCTACCGTCTGGACCCGGCTGGAAGAGCTGCGCTGGCCGATTTGTACCTTGATCGGTATGGCGCTGCTGATGGTCTGGCTCAGCACCGAGCAGTATTTCTTCCGCCCGAGCGACTACAGCTTTACCTTAATGGCCGGGGCCGGCCTGCTGCTGCTGGGCA
This DNA window, taken from Erwinia tasmaniensis Et1/99, encodes the following:
- the ftsY gene encoding signal recognition particle-docking protein FtsY is translated as MAKNKKRGFFSWLGLGRDEKTQQEEVEVKETLEQQPSADTPNADNAHEAERPVDEAAAPAGSMPVTEPVVLPATEVEGSPTAQSEAEVIDEAQLEALALATEPVDKALAEEVAQEPIVVEPEAVSDILVPEPEPEPEPEPEPEPEPEPEPEPEPEPEPEPEPEPEPEPEPEPEPEPEPEPATEQERPSKEGFFARLKRSLVKTRTNLGSGFISLFRGKKIDDDLFEELEEQLLIADVGVDTTRRIIGNLTTQASRKQLRDAEALYGLLKTDMAEILAKVESPLDVSGKTPFVILMVGVNGVGKTTTIGKLARQFQAEGKSVMLAAGDTFRAAAVEQLQVWGERNNIPVVAQHTGADSASVIFDAIQAAKARHVDVLIADTAGRLQNKSHLMEELKKITRVMKKLDDSAPHEVMLTIDASTGQNAISQTKLFHEAVGLTGITLTKLDGTAKGGVIFSVADQFTIPIRYIGVGEGIEDLRSFKADDFIEALFARED
- the rsmD gene encoding 16S rRNA (guanine(966)-N(2))-methyltransferase; protein product: MNKKPRSGAAGQIRIIGGQWRGRKLTVPDSAGLRPTTDRVRETLFNWLAADIQQANCLDCFAGSGALGLEALSRHAASATLLELERPVAQQLEKNLAALGAKNARVIHRNTLQFLAQKGEPHHLVFVDPPFRKGLLEQTLTLLENNDWLADGSLIYVESEVENGLPPVPVNWQLHREKIAGQVAYRLYIRHTENEDNADVN
- a CDS encoding DUF1145 family protein, translated to MLINAGRLLMVFVWAFLLLNVIHPFPKPLTYFVNVALFFMTIMHGLQLVLMRTTQPQGSAKLSGLTQAKIFFFGVFELLAWQKKNFPKR
- a CDS encoding DUF2500 domain-containing protein — its product is MKPPIFLLLVLVIIAILATRQFIKQRREVAVNDATPLRSLRVEVKSKREYPAANRRSRQREHLPVEEMRYEAWFHPLNEAGDFKLELKAGDYHQMDKGTLGELRFKGTRFVSFKPDAEVRRN
- a CDS encoding lysoplasmalogenase, producing the protein MIWSFLAVLFSGWLYVDASYRGPQWQRWVFKPVTLLLMLAWAWQAPVLKTTDYLILAGLIATLAGDALTLLPNKRMLYAIGAFFLSHLLYTLCFASQMTIALYWPIPLTLLVIGALVLATVWTRLEELRWPICTLIGMALLMVWLSTEQYFFRPSDYSFTLMAGAGLLLLGNIVWLISHFRRRFSADSAMIAACYFAGHFMIVRSLWLQ